A region of the Methylobacterium nodulans ORS 2060 genome:
GCTCAAGTTCGGCAACATCGTCTCGGGCGATCATCCGCTCAACCTCGCCATGGGCCGGGTCCGCGACCGCGTCGCCCAGGAAACGGACGGCAAGGTGACGATCGAGCTGTTCCCCAAGAACCAGCTCGGCTCGGATGCCGACATGCTGAGTCAGCTGCGCTCCGGCGCGCTCGAACTCTTCGCCCAGACCGGGGTGCTGATGTCGACGCTGGTGCCGGTCGCCTCGATCAGCGGCATCGGCTTCGCCTTTCCGAGCTACGACAAGGTCTGGGAGGCGCTCGACGGCCCCCTCGGCCAGCACATCCGGAAGGCCTTCGAGAAGGCGAACCTCGTCTGCATGGAGAGGTCGTACAATCACGGCTTTCGCCAGACGACCTCATCCACGAAGCCGATCCGCACGCCGGACGACCTCAACGGCTTCAGGATCCGCGTGCCCCCGTCCCCGCTCTGGACCTCGATGTTCAAGTCGTTCGGGGCCGCTCCCGTCTCGATTCCCTGGGCCGAGACCTACTCGGCGATGCAGACCAGGATCGCGGACGGGCTGGAGCAGCCCCTGATCGGTCTCCTCGTCGACAAGATGTACGAGGTGCAGAAGTACTGCTCGCTCACCAACCACATGTGGGACGGGTTCTGGGTGCTGGCCAATCGCCGCTTCTGGGACCGCATGCCGCCGAACCTGCGCGACATCGTTCAGCGCAACATCGACCAGGAAGCTCTGGTCCAGCGCAAGGATGTCGAGCAGATGAATGCGACGCTGCAGTCCAAGCTGCAGTCGCTCGGCCTCCAGTTCTTCGAGGTCAACAACGCCGACTTCCGGCAGCGGCTGGTCTCCTCCGGCTTCTAC
Encoded here:
- a CDS encoding TRAP transporter substrate-binding protein; its protein translation is MSRLTRRTMILAGAAGLAAPFVARAAEPDFRLKFGNIVSGDHPLNLAMGRVRDRVAQETDGKVTIELFPKNQLGSDADMLSQLRSGALELFAQTGVLMSTLVPVASISGIGFAFPSYDKVWEALDGPLGQHIRKAFEKANLVCMERSYNHGFRQTTSSTKPIRTPDDLNGFRIRVPPSPLWTSMFKSFGAAPVSIPWAETYSAMQTRIADGLEQPLIGLLVDKMYEVQKYCSLTNHMWDGFWVLANRRFWDRMPPNLRDIVQRNIDQEALVQRKDVEQMNATLQSKLQSLGLQFFEVNNADFRQRLVSSGFYQDWQKRYGDEAWALLESTTGKLG